The Desulfovibrio sp. genome contains a region encoding:
- the traA gene encoding TraA family conjugative transfer protein, with product MNIQQTTKFLRQAIAYAIPVAAVAVVLVPDLAHAAGTSSGSDPFQSMLTTTTSWVQGSMGQLVSLSAIAYGLGAGLFKNSVGGAVTGVGGGMVLNASPTIVSNTFGAAIPMAAAVSHHLPSAVQAVIG from the coding sequence ATGAACATCCAGCAAACCACCAAGTTCCTCCGCCAGGCCATTGCCTATGCCATCCCCGTAGCAGCGGTGGCGGTTGTTCTCGTCCCCGATCTCGCGCATGCCGCAGGTACCAGTTCGGGCTCCGATCCCTTCCAGTCCATGCTCACCACCACCACCAGCTGGGTGCAGGGCTCGATGGGTCAGCTCGTGTCACTGTCGGCGATCGCCTACGGTCTCGGGGCGGGCCTGTTCAAGAATTCGGTGGGCGGCGCAGTCACCGGTGTGGGCGGCGGCATGGTTCTGAATGCTTCCCCGACGATTGTCTCGAACACATTCGGCGCCGCGATCCCCATGGCGGCGGCGGTTTCGCATCATCTGCCGTCCGCAGTGCAGGCGGTGATCGGTTAA
- the traC gene encoding type IV secretion system protein TraC, with protein MSMMGENLNKSRAWERLCLVAEEDKIFVNSDGTIGFAFLCHPLYGISEATEKQLMTTIRQEWPDDAVVQIMLYGTPAINSNVNTIRRITVRNEDPVLKELIEKRISLFQEATNAPLDPRLPVYVRTVNLCISAKWKINGSVPSEEELEEAQTLRSRLKQALVTTKIYPVQDYPDGLDQEGLTTVYNTIVNHGRNAAWRTGLPIDIDEETPIREKIFDYDTPVKIDDAKIMLGDTEVRVLSPKYLPKRAHFGAAWAFIGDRIDGARGLRVPFIITATMFFEKRQTIRSQVERKAVLATNAAFGPLARIIPTLGERKQDFDSVLQNVNDGDRIVKFGISVALFCTDSKVADMAEAEIETFWGENGMHMLPDQKFICPIFFGMLPLNADAQIFDVVRRVKTMTVKQMLPVVPVFAEWAGTQTPSMSYISRNGQMMGFCLFDSDTNYNFVVIAESGAGKSFFVNNMIVSYLAQQAVVWVLDVGRSYVKLCETLGGDFIEFGNDNIPGMNPFPLVEEWDEEEDMLVGLFLIMAFQKDEPTDVQLQGLKQHLKDTFTEFGKETNVDLVAANLAKDSDPEVARMSRQLHSFTSRGAYGAYFNGPNTVRFTNRFTVLELEELKTRKHLQRVVLAQMIYQIQQTMYLGDRGLMKLALIDEAWDLLGKSSGPEAAYFIETAFRRARKYRGAIGVITQQANDLTQDSVGQAVLANAATKFLLKQGGQSIATLRENDKLGFGSESAYDLLLNVHTVSGVYSEIFIVSNRGCGVARLVVSEYEKLLYSTRPSDLIAVQEKTKQGLTYNEAIVAILEERNSGSEDAMVSTLELKSLLKHGVTVDQAIRTLTRKARAA; from the coding sequence ATGAGCATGATGGGCGAAAACCTGAATAAGTCTCGGGCTTGGGAACGACTTTGCCTCGTCGCCGAAGAAGACAAAATTTTTGTCAATTCCGACGGGACCATCGGCTTTGCCTTTCTTTGTCACCCGCTCTACGGAATCAGCGAGGCCACCGAAAAGCAGTTGATGACGACGATCCGCCAGGAGTGGCCGGATGACGCCGTCGTCCAAATCATGCTGTACGGCACTCCGGCGATCAACTCGAACGTCAACACGATCCGTCGCATTACCGTGCGCAACGAGGATCCGGTCCTCAAGGAACTCATCGAAAAGCGCATCTCGCTTTTTCAGGAGGCCACGAACGCTCCCCTGGACCCGCGGTTGCCTGTCTATGTTCGTACGGTCAACCTCTGCATCAGCGCGAAATGGAAGATCAACGGTTCGGTGCCATCCGAAGAGGAACTGGAAGAAGCGCAAACGCTGCGGTCACGCCTCAAGCAGGCGTTGGTGACCACGAAGATTTATCCGGTGCAGGATTACCCCGACGGTCTGGACCAAGAAGGCCTGACGACGGTCTACAACACGATCGTCAATCACGGCCGAAACGCGGCCTGGCGAACCGGGTTGCCGATCGACATAGATGAGGAAACGCCGATCCGCGAGAAGATCTTCGACTACGACACCCCGGTCAAGATCGACGATGCGAAGATCATGCTCGGTGACACGGAAGTGCGAGTCCTGAGCCCGAAATACCTGCCGAAGCGGGCGCATTTTGGCGCGGCCTGGGCTTTCATTGGCGACCGCATCGACGGTGCACGGGGTCTTCGCGTTCCGTTCATCATCACCGCTACAATGTTCTTCGAAAAGCGGCAAACGATTAGGTCGCAAGTTGAGCGGAAGGCGGTCCTGGCCACCAATGCCGCATTTGGCCCTTTGGCAAGGATCATTCCGACGCTGGGTGAGCGAAAACAGGATTTCGACTCAGTCCTGCAGAACGTCAACGACGGCGACCGCATCGTGAAATTCGGCATATCGGTGGCCCTGTTCTGCACGGACAGCAAGGTCGCCGATATGGCGGAAGCCGAGATCGAAACCTTCTGGGGCGAAAACGGCATGCACATGCTGCCGGACCAGAAGTTCATTTGCCCGATCTTCTTTGGCATGCTGCCGCTCAATGCCGACGCCCAGATCTTTGACGTCGTCCGCCGTGTCAAGACGATGACCGTGAAGCAGATGCTGCCGGTCGTTCCGGTCTTCGCTGAATGGGCCGGCACGCAAACGCCCTCGATGTCCTACATCTCCCGCAACGGGCAGATGATGGGCTTCTGCCTATTCGACAGCGATACGAACTACAATTTTGTCGTGATTGCCGAGTCTGGAGCCGGCAAGTCCTTCTTCGTCAACAACATGATTGTTTCCTACCTAGCGCAACAAGCGGTTGTCTGGGTGCTGGACGTCGGCCGGAGTTATGTGAAGCTCTGCGAGACGCTGGGGGGCGATTTTATCGAATTCGGCAACGACAACATACCGGGGATGAATCCATTCCCGTTGGTCGAAGAATGGGACGAAGAAGAGGATATGCTTGTTGGCCTGTTCCTGATCATGGCCTTCCAAAAAGACGAGCCGACCGACGTCCAACTGCAAGGTCTCAAGCAACACCTGAAAGACACGTTCACCGAATTCGGCAAGGAGACGAACGTCGACCTTGTGGCGGCGAACCTGGCGAAGGACAGCGATCCTGAAGTTGCGCGGATGTCGCGGCAGCTTCACTCCTTCACCTCCCGAGGGGCATACGGCGCCTATTTCAACGGACCCAACACCGTCAGATTCACCAATCGCTTCACGGTGTTGGAACTGGAAGAGTTGAAGACCAGGAAGCATTTGCAGCGGGTCGTTCTGGCCCAGATGATCTATCAGATCCAGCAAACCATGTACCTTGGCGATCGCGGCCTGATGAAACTGGCGCTGATCGACGAGGCGTGGGACTTGCTGGGCAAAAGCAGCGGCCCGGAGGCGGCATACTTCATTGAGACCGCATTCCGTCGTGCAAGAAAATATCGTGGTGCGATCGGTGTCATTACCCAACAGGCCAACGACCTGACACAAGACTCGGTCGGACAAGCCGTGCTCGCTAACGCGGCTACCAAGTTCCTACTGAAGCAAGGCGGCCAGTCGATTGCCACATTGCGCGAGAACGACAAGCTCGGGTTCGGCAGCGAAAGTGCCTACGACCTCCTTCTGAACGTCCACACCGTGAGCGGCGTCTACAGTGAGATCTTCATCGTCTCGAACCGAGGTTGCGGCGTCGCCCGTCTGGTGGTGAGCGAATACGAGAAGCTTCTATACAGCACGCGACCATCCGACCTGATCGCGGTGCAGGAGAAGACCAAACAGGGGCTGACCTACAACGAAGCCATCGTGGCCATCCTCGAGGAACGGAACAGCGGCAGCGAGGATGCCATGGTTTCGACCCTCGAACTGAAGTCCCTATTGAAGCATGGCGTTACCGTTGACCAGGCAATCCGTACTCTGACCCGAAAGGCGCGTGCAGCATGA
- a CDS encoding thioredoxin fold domain-containing protein gives MDRLRFAVIGAITGCLFALGSAAGAADMVLPGGFLGSQEIISGGLVAIQPDNGGPLVIRSKDGHFDLRGTLYDAWAGGKALGTLQDVRWSVEHLSIDMIHSQVGDTDPIIFGTGPEVTIFTDPKCEPCKRLLSEAQALSKRYTFKVYVIPVLGKASETDVRTIACAADRRKAEAQFISGQPLNQVPQIADCGPFQLQKSLARFARANKVLGVTEVPVVVASDGRRFEGAPTSLAAFLSGEEKAPRPAQSPTVETIRVHGLMAFQPDNGGPLIIMSKDSRYVLKGVLVDSWAGGKVLATLQDVRDAGQHLNLQKLQGVISDVDPITFGSGPQVIIYTDPRCENCRAVLNQALALSKQYTFKVLLVAAPVSKASEIDLESIACAADRQRAEALFINAQPLTQIQRKPNCGKAELVGVARRLLTAKLLAVTQVPVVIAPDDRRFDGVPPDLATFLAAK, from the coding sequence ATGGATCGCCTGCGTTTCGCAGTTATTGGAGCCATTACCGGCTGTCTTTTTGCCCTTGGCAGCGCGGCCGGCGCCGCTGACATGGTGCTTCCTGGGGGCTTCCTTGGCTCCCAAGAGATTATCTCCGGCGGCCTGGTAGCAATTCAGCCCGATAATGGTGGCCCGCTGGTCATTCGCTCCAAGGATGGCCACTTCGACTTGCGCGGAACCCTCTATGATGCCTGGGCCGGGGGCAAGGCGCTGGGCACCCTTCAGGATGTTCGCTGGTCCGTCGAACATCTCAGCATCGATATGATCCATAGCCAAGTCGGCGATACGGACCCGATCATCTTCGGCACCGGACCGGAAGTAACCATCTTCACCGACCCAAAATGTGAACCGTGCAAGAGGCTACTCAGCGAGGCGCAAGCTCTGAGCAAGCGCTACACCTTTAAGGTCTACGTCATTCCGGTGCTGGGCAAGGCGTCCGAGACGGATGTCCGCACCATCGCCTGTGCCGCGGACCGACGTAAGGCGGAAGCTCAGTTCATCAGCGGGCAGCCCCTCAACCAGGTTCCGCAGATCGCAGATTGTGGCCCGTTCCAATTGCAAAAATCACTGGCCCGATTTGCTCGGGCAAACAAGGTTCTTGGCGTCACCGAAGTCCCAGTCGTGGTCGCGTCGGACGGCCGCCGGTTCGAAGGCGCCCCGACAAGTCTGGCGGCTTTTCTTTCCGGAGAGGAAAAAGCCCCCCGGCCAGCTCAATCGCCCACGGTCGAGACCATTCGAGTGCACGGTTTGATGGCGTTTCAGCCCGACAATGGCGGTCCGTTGATCATCATGTCCAAAGACTCCCGTTATGTGCTGAAGGGAGTGCTCGTCGACAGCTGGGCTGGGGGCAAGGTATTGGCCACGCTTCAGGATGTGCGGGACGCTGGCCAACACCTCAATCTGCAAAAACTCCAAGGTGTCATCAGCGACGTCGATCCGATCACTTTCGGCTCAGGCCCGCAAGTGATCATTTATACGGACCCGCGATGTGAGAACTGCCGGGCAGTTCTCAATCAAGCACTCGCTTTGAGCAAGCAATACACCTTCAAAGTGCTTTTGGTCGCGGCACCGGTCAGCAAAGCCTCTGAAATCGACCTAGAAAGCATCGCCTGCGCTGCGGACCGGCAGCGAGCGGAAGCGCTCTTCATCAACGCGCAGCCGTTGACCCAGATCCAGCGTAAGCCAAATTGCGGCAAAGCGGAACTTGTAGGCGTTGCCCGACGCTTGCTGACCGCCAAGTTGTTGGCGGTGACTCAGGTACCCGTCGTGATCGCTCCCGATGACCGTCGGTTCGACGGTGTCCCGCCCGACCTGGCAACCTTTCTAGCCGCCAAATAG
- a CDS encoding Ig-like domain-containing protein, whose translation MTVKPLQKVAALVLVGITCLSASAPALAQSQSTGVVVSGDINVYTGQPNITSNASTREAYVAQSQVNAGVTGCTPVTSNTSAAGQGVSTGGKTPTCVWSWTSLPDIVDSNTGLQVKGRWSNKGTRAVAAQVSVVDTNGTVYPLSTNSTSVTVTDDVTAPTVTFLNNGKAFTSGTLTTLAGVTFSLSDPADPSPQVTGVSVKTASGAVNIPTTSTGNNTYSLTWPTLSPGYYQLAVATTDVLGNTGTTTIGFTYSPPYVGWAQGNTVVIPAVTTALRTASGAWPATSATMVVNGTSVSGSMAWTASSASSSTTTVMVNGVAIAPGASGVAIGNITVSSSALSVPIAAGTAGQGGTAYLTISTTTPNVPEVIGSVQVYAAKPTVTATGTTVEAYIGQTVANMGSGGSCKAVATASAAQGLAVSPNGGAPTCYFQWTGLPDIVDANTGTQVKGRWKNAGTSSLGYTVSAVDSDGTLYPIGTGATAISVTPDNTPPTISYQYKGKNFTGGNVAYLSQLGVTLTDPADPSPTISSASMVAQSSGSTVTLPVVAGSAGSFTFTWPSSLAQGTYTLQLTTADSIGNIGTSSMRFYYAPPIVGWAQKGAISIPAVTTAMHTSSGNWPATSAAMQMVDAASPTPVKGSIPWTVSSSSSSTATVVVNGVSIAPGASQQSIGNVTVTNGVLAMPVAAATAGQGGVAHLTISTTTPNVPSVVGDVNVYAGTLQVSLAKNPIQAMFDTLSANASVASGSGCTLTSNLTAATGGGVGSNPVCYVQWDTSGIPITLTKGNASLNGWVKNPGAYPLNYSLAVVDTDGTVYPMSSGSTTVTVSAANTSFNLGLTGDLTSFYYSVMPNTVTMGNLGNGFNCKLTGSQTYAQQYAGNSTTPICYGEYTSLPSGFKAVTASGSSAPQASGTFTSAPATFGMQATWYAKDGSAIVVATNSVTIQANDPPAPTISFAPNNPATVGTNGGNIGTLSVTSPLVAPLQITAVDETNATAFSGTASANGAAKVNYKNGITVTGGLAAGAQKTYTFTVGYAALPAEAVQTTTAVTVVPPSTVKPMLTSTATSATTTSPIPVSVAITDSTTSNFDPTTMGTWQVEIASVGSGNVYTPLTSFTPVGSDGTAKFSVSAASITSSNLQLVAIAQELNTSAQVQRVSQILRLPLSFGGALPVTVTASPTAGPTPLTTTLTATTQGTTQQQTAMGAANWTISTDGGSTWQPLGVPASNKIDTVVPNGGAQYQATMVNVNSQLSSTSTPVAVTPFNMVQATISGSTSVAGGQPAVFTITATENGTALDPTQYVVQWSTNQGKTYVPGSSTFTFDTTSVTNSGDQYVWAQVRDASAPNIASAWTTVKATLNVNYEAAPLVTAFIPKSIQAGVPITLTATVANVGGGAATKSGAWTLPDGTTATGLSTTWTPPVSLVSGSSASPIVFVGTVTSKSGATASSTVTVNSTFYQPTLKPITLTALAANTYAPTTVNLSVLSESGAIPTGANIAWSIPNDATQLASGATTLSVSEPDSGAITYGVTITDQYGNQQTASKTINVPAPPPWTLSMNVSTSNIWNRAPLTAKISPMVGGGNPTDKIASLTYSVDGVAQMVNQSAATLGTVNLTVGKHLVAVDLLSANGLTAHAEKNITAVAPIMPTCTIQGGTQTSGWFASITCVSKNTNIVSYQWTVNGVAMQSTTARTMSALISSYSSKPTFTVTATDDAGQTTAPVSW comes from the coding sequence ATGACGGTGAAGCCGCTCCAGAAAGTTGCAGCACTCGTTCTGGTAGGGATCACCTGCCTATCGGCAAGTGCACCCGCGCTTGCGCAGAGCCAATCGACGGGCGTCGTCGTTTCCGGAGACATTAACGTCTACACCGGACAGCCGAATATCACCTCGAACGCTTCGACCCGCGAAGCGTATGTGGCTCAGTCGCAAGTGAATGCGGGTGTGACTGGTTGCACTCCAGTGACTTCGAACACCTCAGCTGCTGGTCAGGGTGTATCCACGGGTGGGAAGACGCCGACCTGCGTTTGGTCTTGGACCAGCCTGCCCGACATCGTCGATTCCAATACTGGCCTTCAAGTCAAGGGCCGGTGGTCGAACAAAGGGACCCGAGCCGTTGCTGCACAGGTCTCGGTGGTCGATACCAACGGCACCGTCTATCCTCTTTCCACGAACTCTACATCGGTTACCGTCACCGACGACGTTACAGCGCCCACGGTCACGTTCCTCAACAACGGCAAGGCTTTTACCAGCGGCACTTTGACCACGCTTGCTGGCGTGACGTTCAGCCTGTCGGATCCGGCCGACCCCTCCCCGCAGGTGACAGGTGTCTCTGTCAAGACAGCCTCGGGCGCGGTCAACATCCCAACGACTTCGACCGGGAACAATACCTATTCGCTCACTTGGCCGACCCTCTCGCCGGGCTATTACCAACTCGCCGTAGCAACCACGGATGTGCTCGGGAATACGGGCACCACCACCATCGGCTTCACCTATTCGCCGCCATATGTGGGTTGGGCACAGGGCAACACCGTAGTGATCCCGGCGGTCACCACCGCGTTGCGCACTGCTTCGGGGGCCTGGCCGGCAACTTCGGCCACGATGGTGGTCAACGGGACATCGGTCTCCGGGTCGATGGCATGGACGGCCTCGTCAGCCTCGTCCTCAACCACGACCGTCATGGTAAACGGGGTTGCCATCGCGCCAGGAGCGTCCGGCGTCGCGATCGGCAATATTACGGTTTCCAGCAGTGCTCTCTCCGTGCCAATAGCGGCTGGTACAGCGGGGCAGGGAGGCACCGCCTATTTGACCATCAGTACGACGACACCTAATGTGCCGGAAGTGATCGGATCGGTCCAAGTATACGCGGCGAAGCCGACCGTCACCGCTACTGGGACTACCGTCGAAGCCTACATTGGGCAGACCGTCGCCAACATGGGCAGCGGTGGCAGCTGCAAAGCCGTGGCGACTGCATCGGCAGCCCAGGGGCTGGCAGTATCGCCGAACGGCGGCGCGCCCACCTGCTATTTCCAATGGACTGGCCTGCCCGATATCGTCGACGCCAACACTGGCACCCAGGTTAAGGGGCGGTGGAAGAATGCGGGCACTAGCTCGCTCGGATATACGGTGTCAGCGGTCGACTCCGACGGCACGCTTTATCCCATCGGAACAGGCGCCACAGCGATATCGGTGACCCCGGACAATACTCCGCCGACTATAAGTTATCAGTACAAAGGCAAGAACTTTACTGGCGGCAACGTTGCCTATCTTTCGCAGTTGGGGGTCACGCTCACTGATCCGGCGGATCCGTCTCCGACGATCTCGTCTGCGAGTATGGTCGCGCAAAGCTCTGGATCCACGGTTACATTGCCGGTGGTTGCCGGGTCGGCAGGCTCATTCACGTTCACTTGGCCCAGCAGCTTGGCACAGGGCACGTACACCCTTCAATTGACGACGGCCGACAGCATCGGGAACATCGGAACGTCGAGTATGCGTTTCTACTATGCACCGCCGATCGTCGGCTGGGCACAGAAAGGAGCCATCTCGATCCCGGCGGTCACGACCGCCATGCACACATCGTCGGGAAATTGGCCTGCCACATCAGCAGCGATGCAAATGGTCGATGCGGCGAGCCCGACCCCGGTCAAGGGTAGCATCCCGTGGACAGTGTCGTCGTCGTCATCATCGACTGCGACGGTTGTCGTCAATGGCGTGTCGATCGCCCCTGGCGCATCACAGCAGTCCATCGGAAATGTCACCGTCACCAATGGTGTGCTGGCGATGCCAGTGGCGGCAGCAACTGCCGGCCAGGGAGGTGTCGCGCACCTAACCATTTCGACCACGACGCCAAACGTTCCTTCAGTTGTCGGCGACGTCAATGTGTACGCCGGCACCCTCCAGGTTTCGCTGGCAAAGAACCCGATCCAGGCGATGTTTGACACCTTGAGTGCGAACGCATCGGTTGCCTCGGGCAGCGGCTGCACCCTGACGTCGAATCTGACGGCAGCCACGGGGGGCGGCGTCGGATCAAACCCTGTTTGCTACGTCCAGTGGGACACCTCGGGGATCCCGATCACCCTTACGAAAGGAAATGCTTCGCTGAATGGCTGGGTAAAAAATCCCGGGGCTTATCCGTTGAACTATTCACTGGCGGTGGTGGATACCGACGGCACGGTTTATCCGATGTCCTCGGGGTCAACGACAGTGACGGTGTCGGCGGCGAACACCTCATTCAATCTTGGCCTGACGGGCGATTTGACCAGCTTCTATTACTCGGTCATGCCCAACACGGTGACGATGGGAAACCTCGGCAATGGCTTCAATTGCAAGCTCACCGGCAGCCAGACCTATGCTCAGCAATACGCCGGCAATTCCACTACACCGATCTGCTATGGCGAGTACACCAGCTTGCCGAGCGGGTTCAAAGCCGTGACCGCCTCCGGCTCGAGTGCGCCTCAAGCCTCCGGTACGTTCACCAGCGCGCCGGCGACTTTTGGCATGCAGGCGACCTGGTATGCGAAGGATGGCTCGGCCATTGTTGTCGCAACCAATTCGGTGACGATCCAGGCCAACGATCCGCCGGCGCCGACCATCTCCTTCGCTCCGAACAACCCGGCAACTGTCGGCACCAACGGCGGAAACATTGGCACCCTGTCTGTGACGTCGCCCTTGGTCGCGCCGCTCCAGATCACAGCTGTCGATGAAACAAACGCAACCGCGTTTTCGGGAACGGCGTCTGCGAATGGTGCAGCCAAGGTCAATTACAAGAATGGTATTACGGTCACGGGCGGTCTCGCCGCCGGTGCGCAAAAAACCTACACATTCACCGTCGGCTATGCCGCTCTGCCGGCAGAAGCGGTACAGACCACCACCGCGGTGACGGTGGTACCGCCGTCGACCGTAAAGCCGATGCTGACCTCGACGGCAACCTCGGCGACCACTACCTCGCCAATCCCAGTTTCGGTGGCGATCACCGATAGCACCACCAGCAACTTTGACCCCACGACCATGGGAACTTGGCAGGTGGAGATCGCCTCTGTCGGGTCAGGCAATGTTTATACGCCCCTGACGAGTTTCACCCCTGTTGGCAGTGACGGAACGGCCAAGTTCAGCGTCTCCGCAGCCTCGATCACCTCGTCCAATCTTCAGCTTGTGGCGATCGCTCAGGAACTGAACACATCCGCCCAAGTTCAGCGCGTTTCCCAAATCTTGAGGCTGCCTCTATCCTTCGGCGGCGCCTTGCCTGTGACAGTGACGGCTTCCCCCACTGCCGGCCCGACGCCGTTGACCACCACCCTCACAGCCACCACGCAGGGCACCACGCAGCAGCAGACTGCGATGGGCGCAGCAAACTGGACGATCAGTACAGATGGCGGCAGCACATGGCAGCCACTTGGTGTGCCGGCGAGCAACAAAATTGACACGGTTGTCCCGAATGGAGGTGCCCAGTACCAGGCGACGATGGTCAACGTGAACTCGCAACTCTCTTCAACGAGTACGCCGGTCGCGGTGACGCCGTTCAACATGGTTCAAGCGACGATCTCCGGTTCGACCAGCGTTGCTGGTGGTCAGCCCGCCGTGTTCACCATCACGGCTACAGAAAACGGCACGGCGCTTGATCCGACGCAGTACGTCGTGCAGTGGTCGACCAATCAGGGAAAGACTTATGTCCCGGGCAGCTCGACGTTCACTTTTGACACCACATCGGTGACGAACTCGGGCGACCAATACGTTTGGGCGCAGGTGAGGGATGCTTCAGCTCCCAATATTGCGTCGGCATGGACAACGGTGAAAGCGACCCTCAACGTGAACTATGAGGCTGCACCGCTGGTGACCGCCTTCATCCCAAAGTCCATCCAGGCTGGGGTGCCGATCACTTTGACAGCTACGGTCGCGAACGTTGGTGGCGGCGCTGCCACCAAGTCCGGCGCATGGACCTTGCCGGATGGAACTACCGCGACCGGGTTAAGCACGACCTGGACACCGCCAGTCAGCCTGGTTTCTGGCTCTTCGGCGAGCCCAATCGTGTTTGTCGGCACGGTTACGTCTAAATCGGGCGCGACAGCATCGTCCACTGTCACGGTGAACTCGACTTTCTATCAGCCTACTTTGAAGCCAATCACCCTGACAGCTCTGGCAGCCAACACTTATGCCCCGACGACGGTGAACCTGAGCGTCCTATCCGAAAGCGGCGCAATCCCGACTGGGGCCAATATCGCCTGGTCAATACCGAACGATGCTACCCAGCTTGCATCTGGAGCTACGACGCTATCGGTCAGCGAGCCGGATTCGGGTGCAATCACTTACGGCGTCACGATTACCGACCAATACGGAAACCAGCAGACCGCTAGCAAGACAATCAATGTGCCGGCACCGCCTCCGTGGACTCTCAGCATGAACGTTTCCACCAGCAATATCTGGAATCGGGCTCCGCTGACCGCGAAGATCTCGCCGATGGTAGGTGGTGGCAACCCGACCGACAAAATTGCGTCGCTGACCTACTCGGTTGATGGCGTAGCACAGATGGTCAACCAGTCTGCTGCGACTCTTGGCACCGTCAATTTGACGGTCGGTAAGCACTTGGTGGCAGTTGATTTATTGTCGGCTAATGGCCTTACCGCACATGCAGAAAAGAACATAACGGCGGTCGCTCCAATCATGCCGACCTGCACAATTCAGGGAGGAACGCAGACCTCGGGTTGGTTCGCCTCGATAACTTGCGTCAGCAAGAACACCAACATCGTTTCTTACCAGTGGACGGTGAACGGGGTGGCCATGCAGTCAACAACGGCGCGGACCATGTCGGCGCTGATATCGAGCTACTCCAGCAAGCCGACGTTCACTGTGACCGCCACGGACGATGCCGGTCAGACGACCGCGCCAGTCTCATGGTGA